The Bubalus kerabau isolate K-KA32 ecotype Philippines breed swamp buffalo chromosome 14, PCC_UOA_SB_1v2, whole genome shotgun sequence genome segment AGAAGTGATTTCTCAGTTAAGACTAAGACTTGAGCGTGTAAGGTAGGTCAGCTGGCAGTGTTGCATGTTGCGGGGGGAGGTGCGGAGAGGGGTGTCTCTGAGGTAACACAAAGGGACCAGGTGTCAAAAGTCAAGGAGTCAGAAGCTCGAGAAAccgtgtgtgtatgtttttatcTCGTTGCTTTTCTTACTACAGACCAGGGTGATAGGACAGGACCCAGGGTTCCTGTGTGGCCTGGAGCAGGGAGGGGCCCTCACTACAGGGCCTGTCACTCTGACCCTACCCCCTGCCCACAGCCCTTCTTTAGGCTACTGAACCTGCGCAAGCTGGGCCTGAGTGACAACGAGATCCAGCGGTTGCCTCCGGAGGTGGCCAACTTCATGCAGCTGGTGGAGCTGGATGTGTCCCGGAACGGTGTGGAGCTGGGGCAGGCATGGGGTGGCATCTGAGGGTGGCAGGAAGGGCTTTGAGCTCCTGGAGGCTGTGGGCATTTCTCCGTGGTGACCCCTTTCTCCTCACAGACATCCCTGAGATCCCCGAGAGCATCAAGTTCTGCAAAGCTCTGGAGATTGCTGACTTCAGTGGGAACCCCTTGTCCAGGTGGGTGGTGGCCATAGCAGGGCTGGGCATGGGCCGTGGGGGTTCTGCAGCCCTGGCCTGGGCATCTGAGGACCCTCTTCTCTCCTTAGGCTCCCCGAAGGCTTCACTCAGCTACGCAGTCTGGCTCACCTGGCGCTGAATGACGTGTCCCTGCAGGCGCTGCCTGGGGACGTGGGCAAGTGAGTGCCTTCCTGCGGGGTGGGGGGCTCAGCCGAGCCCTGTTCCTGCACTACTCCCCACCATCCTGCCTCCTCTCACACTCTGTCCTGGTCTCGTTCAGCCTCGCCAACCTGGTGACCCTGGAGCTCCGGGAGAATCTGCTCAAGTCCCTGCCTGCGTGAGTGAGCTCGCCCCTGCCAGCAGCTAGCCCCAGGGACCATGGGCCATTTGGCCACGACAGACCTTGCTCTGTTTCTTCTGCAGGTCCCTGTCTTTCCTGGTCAAGCTGGAACAGCTGGATTTGGGAGGCAATGATCTGGAAGTGCTGGTGTGGAGAGGGTGGGGCTGTCATGGGTGGGGCGGGGCCAGGCAGGGCAAGTGAGCCTTGGCCATCACCCTGTCCCTGCCTCTTCTTGCAGCCTGATACCCTGGGGGCCCTGCCCAACCTGCGGGAGCTGTGGCTGGACCGGAACCAGCTATCAGCCCTGCCCCCGGTGAGTGAGGGTGTGGCTGCCACCCCACCTTGGGCCTGTCCCTCCCCCTGACCCTCTGCACCCACCCCCCAGGAGCTTGGGAATCTGCGGCGCCTGGTGTGCCTGGATGTGTCTGAGAACCGGCTGGAGGAGCTGCCCGCGGAGCTTGGGGGACTGGTGCTGCTCACTGACCTGCTGCTCTCACAGAACCTGCTGCAGCGGCTTCCAGACGGCATTGGTCAGTGCTGGGAGGGGCATGGCTCGTGTGGACCTGGGCCGAGCGGGGTCCTGGGGCAAGGACCCCTGGCTCTGCTGGGTTCTGAGACCTGTCCCTGAGGAGGGGAGGCGTTGGGCCACAGTGGCACGACTCGTGCTCGCACCTGAGGAGCTGAGGCAGTGCGCGGTGGTGAGCTCATGAGGGCACAATGAGGGCCTGGGGACCTGGGAGCCGCTGGGCTTGCTCAGGTTGGCAGCAGGTTGGGGCAGTGAGCGCGCGTCTGGAGGGAGGCTGAGGTCTCAGCGGTCTCACAGTGCAGGAGGCAGGAGTCCTTGCGCCAGCGCAAGCTGCCTCAGTCTCGTGAGTGTCCAAGGCTCCTGGCCCCACCGAGCCTGTTGCTGCATCTTCCCAACACCAGGTCAGCTGAAGCAGTTGTCCATCTTGAAGGTGGACCAGAATCGCCTGTGCGAGGTGACAGAAGCCATCGGGGACTGTGAGAACCTGTCGGAGCTGATCCTCACTGAGAACCTGCTGACGGTGGGGCTGGTTTCAGAGTTagtgtgggaggcagggaggatggGGGAGCACCTGGAGGCGTGCAGAGTGGCAGGAGCCAGACATCTGCCTCGTCGGGGCCAGAGCAAGGGCAGAGACTGCACCCTCGGGCTCCTGATGGTTTCTGATCCTCACTCCTCCCGGCCAGGCCCTGCCCCACTCCTTGGGGAAACTGACCAAGCTGACCAACCTCAACGTGGACCGGAACCACCTAGAGGCACTGCCGCCTGAGATTGGGGGCTGCGTGGCACTCAGCGTCCTCTCTTTGAGGGACAACCGCCTGGCCGTCCTGCCGCCAGAGCTCGCCCACACGGCTGAGCTACACGTGCTGGATGTGGCTGGCAACCGGTGAGTGCTGCCCCCATCCCGCGGTACCGGGCCTGGCTTTCCCCAAGCTGACcgtgcccccgcccccagcctgcAGAGTCTGCCGTTTGCACTCACGCACCTCAACCTGAAGGCCTTGTGGCTAGCGGAGAACCAGGCGCAGCCCATGCTTCGGTTCCAGACCGAGGATGATGCCCAAACGGGCGAGAAGGTGCTCACCTGCTACCTGCTGCCACAGCAGCCCCTGCCCAGCCTTGGTAGGTcgctggggtggggcggggcggggcctggggcgggGCGGCGTTCCCCCTGACACGCGCTTCCACAGAGGACCCTGAGCTGCAGAGCAGCCCTTCAGAAAGCTGGGGAGACGCCCCGCTCAGCCGTGTCAGCGTCATCCAGTTCCTGGAGGCCCCCGCGGGCGACGACGACCCAGAGGAAGCCGCTGCCGAGAAACGGGTATGGCGGGGTGGGGTCCCCGGGGGCtcccgcctccccgcccccgcctgacccctgccccacctgccctCACCCCTGTGCCCACTGCAGGGCCTGCAGCGTCGGGCTACGCCACACCCCAGCGAGCTCAAGGTGATGAAGAGGGGTGTGGAGCGCCGGAGCGAAGCCACCTCCTGCAGGCCTGACCCTGCGCCACCCTCGCCCTCCGAGGAGGTGCTTGTGGGGACCCGGAGGCCATGGGAGGGACAGCCGCCCGCCTTACAGGGCTTCCCGCGGGAGCCCCGGACTGGGTGCAGGGCTCCCGGCCCGCGTGGGCATGGGGAACCCACCGGGAGAGGAGCCAGGCGGTGGTGCTGGTCGGGAAACTCAGGAACAAGTGCACGTGCCTTCTGTAGAGTAGGCTGCCTCCACAGAGGACTGCTAGGCAGACACAAAAGCCATGTGGCATGGACGTGGGGCAGCTGCCCGTGAGGAGCCAGGAGTGGCTGGAGCAGTGGGCCTATGGGCTGGCACGTCTCAAGGGCACCTGCACTGTCTGCTTCCATGAGGGGACCTGTTCAGAATCAGGCAGGCCCAGCTCCGCTTGCTCAGGACCCCGGGTGCAGCAGGTGTCTGGTGCCTGGGGCTACGTGGCGGGACCTGTGTCTGGTGCACAGCCACCCACGGGAAGCTGCCCTCGCTGGTCCAGGAGGCATGCTCATGCTGGTTGGGGGCGCCTACCCGTCCTTGAGCTGGCGTTTGCTCAGGGACTCGTCAGCCCCTGCCCTTGTGATTTGTTTGGAATGAGCCTTGAGGGTTCGAACCACAGAAGGGTGGCTTTGTGTATCCACACCTGTTGGAGCTGGAAGTGCGGCTTCCCTAGTGGTGGGACAGCGGGCACCCCAGAGGATGAGCACAGACTTCCTCCAGGATGAGGGCAGCTGGGGGGGAAGCTCCCGAGGCTCTGTGGTCAGGCAGCAGGGAGCCCTGGGGTACATTCTGCAATGTGGGATCCTCCGGGGGCAGCCCAACCCATTGCCTTCCCCTGCCACAGGAGAAGAGGCTGAGCACTGAGTCTGGCCTAAGTGCAGACTCGCACCTATCTGCCGGCACAGCCTCCCAGGGCGAGCCTGAGGGCCCGCTGGCCGAGGAGGAGGGGCTGAGCCAGCAGGAACCCGTGCCAGCCACCCAGGAAGAGGTCATGGAGGAGACCTACGAGGAGGTGAGACTGGCCTTGGGGGCCGCTTGCTCCGGGGCGGGCCTGCCAGCTCCCACCCTGCCTCCTTTTCCAAGCTCGTGTGCAGGCAGCACCAGTCGGTTTTTTCAGGTGGGCCCCCAGGTGCACTCTTCCCTGTGTGGGGCCCAGCAGGAGTCAGGCTGCCCCAGGccagggggagggctgggggaagaGGGTCTTTACTTCAAGGCCGGCTCGGCCTGGGCCCTGCTCGCCCACGCTACTGCACATTCCCCGCTGGAACATTCCCAGACACCAGGGCCTTCCTCGCAGTCCTGCTGGGGCCCCTCCTCAGGCTGCTGAGAGCACAGTGGGCAGAGCCTCCCAGCCCCCGAGCCTGCTCTTCCCGCTGACTGCTCTGTGCCCCTCACTGGCTCGTCACTTGTCCCTGTTCTTTAAGCAGCGGGCCCTCTTAGCACCTGTCTGCTGCCTTGGGCCCTGCGCTCGGGGGTGGGCTGGCCTAGTCCTCACACTTAGCTCTCACAGCCCACTGTGCGCTTCGCGGAGGACACGCTGCTCCTGCCCAGGGAGGACGGTGAGAGCGAGGAGGGCCAGCCAGAGGCGCCGTGGCCCCTGCCGGGGGGCAGACAAAGGCTCATCCGCAAGGACACACCCCACTACAAGAAGCACTTCAAGATCTCCAAGCTGCCCCAGCCCGAGGCCGTGgtggccctcctgcaggggacacCGCCAGACAGTGAGGGCCCAATGGGGACTGGGGGCTGGCACAATGGCCCCCACATGTCCTGGGCTCCGcgagcagaggaggaggaggaagacgaggctgaggaggaagaggagggggaggcggcagtagcagcagaggaggagaaggcGGTGGCCTCTGCGCCCTCTGTCAAGGTGGGTCTGGCCCCACACGCCAGCCCGAATCCAACTGACCAGGCCCCCTGGTCCACACCGGTGTGGGTCCCAGGCGACTCTCGAGGCAACTGGCACAGGAGGTGCCTGTCCCCAGCTCCCCACTCTCCTTTGCAGGCTGGGTGCAGACTCAGTTGCAAGCTCCGTGCTGGCCCTGTAGCCCCATCTCAAGCCCCTGGCAGTCCCCACCTATGCCCAGGCCCCTCTGCCTGCCCTAGCCTCTGGAGGGCTGGCTCTCATGGGTCCCTGTCTTCTCCATGGGATGCCCCGCCCCGCAGCAGCCCCGTGTCTGACATATCTGAGCACAGACAGCCTGGTGCTGTGGCGGCTGAGAGGGCCTGGACAGTTAGAGCTGGCACAGCCAGGCCTAGGCCCACCTGGCACCAGCCCAGCCTGCCCATTTGGCAGGTCGGCAGTAGCAGCCAGGCCTCCAGACCCTATGGGACCCCCTGCCTGAGGGCAGCACCAGACCCAGGCACGAAGGGCCAGGCGCTCAGGCTGTGGGAGCTTGGTGtggtcttctctctctttcttgctcATGGCGGGGCTGGGCAAGGAGGTGGCGGGGCCGGGCGGCAGCTGACCTGCATGTCCTTGCTGGTCCTGTCCTAACAGGGGGTGTCGTTTGACCAGGCCAATAACCTGCTGATAGAGCCCGCTCGCATTGAGGAGGAAGAGGTCTGTACTCGCTTGCCGCTGCGCTCTTGCCCCAGGCTTCGCGGGCCTTGCTCTCGGGCTGCGGGCTCTCCATCTCCTTCCCGCTGCTGCTCAGGCCTCCTCCCCAAACTCAGAGCCAGGGCCTGGGGCGCCCGCCAGACCCACAGGGCGCTGGCCTCCAGGCAGGGGTGGCCAATCTTGGAGGAGGTGCAGGGTGTGCCCCCCTCCTGCGGCGCTCCGGCCCTGGAAGGCCCCCGTCACCCACAGGCGAGCACTCCCTCTGGCTGCGCTCCCTGGAGCCCGGCAGCCCCCACCTCGTCAGCTCCTCTGTGGCCCAAGCCGGCCCTGGGAGAGGTGGCTGGTGGCCGGAGGGGACCAGGCCCCGGCCCCTCAGCCTTCCCTGGACACGGCACGTCTGTTCTGTTTCCAGCTGACGCTCACCATCGTGCGGCAGACAGGGGGCCTGGGCATCAGCATTGCGGGTGGCAAGGGATCCACGCCCTACAAGGGAGACGACGAGGTGAGGAGCCGCCCCCACCCTGTGCTGCCCGCaggccctgcccctgcagcacaCGAGGTCCTAGAGGCCGGGGTTGTGGGGGGCAGCGTTGTAGAGGACGGTCAGGGCCGCTGGTCTGCCCGCCGTCTCTTTCAGCCTCACCTCCCTTTCACCGGTGCCTCTTGTGCTGTGTATGGATCGAACTTCCCGGGACTGACCTGCACCCTCACTCCCTGACGCCTGGGACCCCACAGCAGCCCACACCCAGGCCGTCTGACCACTGCAGGCCCACTTCTGCCTTTCCTGCACCCTGGGGCGTCTTTGCAGCCCTGACTGGGGGGCTTCTGGGCCTCGCACAGCTGCTGAGGGCCCCTCTCTGGAAGGGCATCCACCGACGTTCTTGGGCTATCTCTGTCTTACAGGGCATTTTCATCTCCCGGGTGTCTGAGGAGGGCCCTGCGGCTCGGGCTGGGGTCCGAGTAGGCGACAAGCTCCTCGAGGTGAGCCCCCTGGCCACCGTGTGAAGTGCACACTCTTGGGACCTCTCAGTCCCACGTCTGGTGGTGGGCTCCCTCCCCTCCAGGAAGGGGGTGCCCAGCTCCTCCTGAGAGCCCCAAGTATGGGACCCCTGTGAGGCATGGAGCTCATAAGCTAGAGCTCCGGGTAGACTGGAGGTCAGCCCAAGGCAGAAACCCGCGTCTGGGCAGGAGGCCTGTCGGGTGGTCAGAGGGCAGTCTGCTctgggggatgggggcaggaggaagtaaCCCTGCACTCACTCAACAGAGGGGCTGCTGTGTCCCAGCAGCTCAGAGAGCGCAGGGCAGGGCCAGATGCACAGAACCCCCGGCATCCTCCCCAGGACTGCTCAGATAAGGAGCAGGTGTGTGGGGCAGGGGCACCAGGACTGGGCACTGTGGACTAGCAGGGGCATCGCCTGCTTCCTCAACAGTGGGCCTCCTAGCCCTGTGTTGCCCAGATAGGTAGCCAGTACCCACAGGGAGGGGTGCAGCAGCCCCTGGCACGCTGTGGCTTGTGCCCACTCGGCCGGCCCGCCTGCAGAGGGCGGGCTGACAAGTGCCGTGCGGCAGGTGAACGGCGTGGCCCTGCAGGACGCGGAGCACCAGCAGGCCGTGGAGGCACTGCGCGGGGCGGGTGCCACCGTGCACATGCGGCTGTGGCGGGAGCGCATGGTGGAGCCTGAGAATGCAGTCACCGTCACAGCCCTGCGGCCCGAGGATGACTACAGCCCGAGGGAGCGGCGAGGGGGCGGCCTGCGCCTGCCCCTGCTCCCGCCCGAGCCGCCCGGGCCGCCCCGCCAGCGCCACGTGGCCTGTCTTGTGCGCAGCGAGAAGGGGCTGGGTTTCAGCATCGCAGGCGGGAAAGGCTCCACGCCCTACCGGGCCGGTGACGGGGTAAGtctggggccgggggtggggcggggtggggggcaggcctgGCCAGCCCGCGGACACCCACTCGCCCTCCCCCGCTGCAGGGCATCTTCATCTCCCGCATCGTTGAGGGGGGTGCTGCCCACCGGGCAGGCACCCTGCAGGTCGGCGACCGCGTCCTTTCCGTGAGTGCGGCGGTGGGCCTGCCTAGCACCCATGCACCCCTCTCCCTGGGGCCGTCTGACGGGCTGTGCTCTTGCAGATCAATGGGGTGGACATGACCGAGGCCAGACACGACCATGCTGTCTCCCTGCTGACTGCCGCGTCGCCCACCATCGCCCTGCTGCTAGAGCGGGAGGCTGGGGGGCCCCtcgcccccagccctccccctcactcccccccgccccccactgctgcccctgctgccccaggggagcctgggccTCTGAGGCTGCCCCCTAGTCTGCTCGCTGCTGCCCTGGAGGGGCCGTACCCAGTGGAGGTGAGACTGctgccctggccctgcccaccaacCAGCCCCTGTCTCCACAGCCACACAGCTTTAGGTGTGGCTGTCGGCCCCGCTTGTGGGAGAACAAGGGCCTCGGCCCTGTCCTCTCAGGCTCCAGGACACAGGGTGTCGTTCCGTAGGGGCTTCCTCCTCCTGCAGTCTTCTCTGCACCGTCACGCGGCCTCCCTGTGGTGGAGCTCCCTGGTCTCACACCCCTGGGCTTGGGAAGCCATCCTGTAATGTTCGGCTTGTTCCAGCCACCCTTCCTGTTCCTCCATGTTCCCAGGAGATCTGTCTGCCCAGAGCGGGGGGCCCCTTGGGGCTCAGCATCGTTGGGGGCTCCGACCACTCCAGCCACCCATTCGGTGTCCAGGAGCCCGGcgtgttcatttccaaggtagaGCAGACCCCGTGGGCGCTGCGGGGTGCAGGGAggcccagccccctgcccacgGTGCCCGGCCTTCCCTCCACAGGTGCTCCCACGGGGCCTGGCTGCACGCAGTGGCCTGCGGGTCGGGGACCGCATCCTGGCAGTGAACGGGCAGGACGTGCGGGAGGCCACACACCAGGAAGCGGTCAGCGCCCTGCTCCGGCCCTGCCTAGAGCTGGTGCTGGTTGTGCGGAGGGACCCGCCGCCCCCGGGCATGCGGGAGCTCTGCATCCAGAAGGCCCCCGGGGAGAGGCTGGGCATCAGCATACGTGGGGGTGCCAAGGGCCATGCCGGGAACCCCTGCGACCCCACCGATGAGGGCATCTTCATCTCCAAGGTGAGCTCCCACTTGCCCGCCCGCCCCGTGGACTTCTCCGGCGGGGAGGGGCCCAGGTCCGGGGCTGGTCCTGAGCACAGCTGTCTCCCCGCAGGTGAGCCCCACGGGAGCAGCTGGGCGAGATGGCCGTCTGCGGGTGGGACTGCGGCTGCTGGAGGTGAACCAGCAGAGCCTGCTGGGTCTGACGCATGGAGAGGCTGTGCAGCTGCTGCGCAGTGTGGGCGACACCCTGACTGTACTGGTCTGCGACGGTTTCGACACCAGCGCTGCCACCCCCGAGGTCAGTGCCCCCCCAGCCGGCGCTCGGCCACGGGGACTGCGTCCCGCCCCCAGTGTGGCCGGGAGGGTCCTGGTGCGCCGGGGCCAGGACACGCTTGACCGTTGTGAGTCAGACCTGGGGGAGCCATGCGGTGCGGGTGCCAGGTCCTCGTTTCAGCCCCGCTCACAGCCCTGGTGGGACAGACTGTGTACAGAAGGCCTGGTTGTGTCTTCAAAGAAAAGGTTGAACCGGGCAAGCAGCATTTGTGCCCTGGGGCCGCCAGGCCAGGGCAGGACGGCCCAGAGCGGGACACAGCCCGCCTGCAAACCCCCGGGCCCTGCCACGCTGGCCTGGTGCCGGCCTGCTTTCTGGCAGCCCCTTAGCAGGGAGCTCAGGGCCCAGACCTGTGTCCCCGCGCAGACACCTGGGCGGGCCTGTGGGGACCCAGTGGTTCTCCGTTGCAGCCCCTGGAGGAAGTGTCAGCTGCCAGGCCCGGGACCGGGCTGCAGAGGCCTGGTGTCCAGCCCAGCCCGTGTCCTGCACCAGCCTGGCTGTGCCCTCTTGGGGGGCCCTGCTGTCTTATGCTGCCGCTGTCCCCGGGCTTCCAGCATCAGCCCAGGGGGGCCGCTTCTCCTgcagcagcccccacccccgcctccaggggctccttccccacaGCGGCTGCCAGCTCCCTGAGGGCCTCCTTTCTGGGGATGGGGCTCCAGTGGGTCTCCGGGACGGCAGCCTACTGCCCCTGTCCCCGCACTGCCGAGGCAGGGTCTACCTCGTCCTGTGCATCGCCTCCTGAACTGGGAAGGATGGTGCGTTTGTCCTTGTTTCTCCTGCCTGGGTGCTGGACTGGGACCCCATTCCCTGGGTTCTGGGGGCCCCTGTGCTGGCCTCTGTGCCCACATCCCTGTGTGCCTGCAGGAACCTGTTGTTTCTGGTGAGGAACCTTGCTCAGATTTTCCAGAGAGGGCTGTGTCTTCTGCTTTCTCATTTAAAGTAAGACCTTACATGTTTCGGTCAATACATGTACTTATTTTTAAGGTTTCAGTACAAACAGAGTAAATACACTCCAGGGCGAAGAGCAGAGCAGGCGTCTCCCCAGCTTTATGGAGGCTTTGCTGGGCTCCTCTGACTGTCTGCCCATCTCTCCCTGGGTTGCTTTGCCTGTGCTGTGTTTCCAACCAGAGTGCTCGGAGCCTGTCTTGATGCTTTTGGGGGCGTTTCTGCAGGACAGCACCCTGGAAGAAGGGGTGTTGGGCCTGAGGCCGCAGGCTTGCCCCGTCTCCCACCCCCGCCTAGCCTCAGGCTTGTCTCCATGGACCTGGCCTCCTTTGACGTGTGACTCACGAAACTCGCAGTTTGTCTTTTGTGTTATAAGCTTCTGTCTTTTTGCATAGGGCATGAGTGGGCTTTGTCTTTTGCTCCTTCACAATGGCCTCTCTGGGATTATAGAAACATGGAGACTGTGAGTGACATTGTCTAACCTTCCTCATAATGTCTGGATTTGAGTTTTGATGATGAAAACCCTCTCTGGGGCAAGATTGTCAAAGctattttttagaaaacaatcCACTGGAATTGCTTCTCAAGCAAGTGGATCTTCCGTCCCAGTGGAGTGCACTGGACTGGCCATCAGTTTCCCACTGATCGGGGGAGATCGGGCTTCCTTGTAGGTTGGATCCACATCCCGTGGTCCTGGGAGCCGGCCGTGTTCTTGAGCCGATGCTGCTAACCTCAGTGTAGCCACTTTAGAGTATGTTTCAGGAGACCTAACTGGTGAAATCACccactgttttttcttcttttgacaaGTTTTAGtctattttcatgtgttttctcTTCCAAATGGACCTGCCAGTTCTGTAAGTTGGTTGGGAGCTGGGGGTTCACTGTGAGCTCTGTGACTGTGTGAATAAGGTTTCTCCAGGCACATTCCTAGGTTGCTCTTGCATCCTTGTTGATTCTCATCGGTGACTTTGTTGCGTCTCCTGGAGGAAGCCCTGAGGCCCAGGTGGTGGCTGCGGGTCCCCTTTTCCTGGGaggtcaggctcctccgtccccctGGGAACCTGGTGATGGTGGACAGTGACCTTGCCTTGTGCTGACTTGGAGGAGGTAgtttatataacattcttttaAACTTGGATGGCTGTTTCCATTTATAACCTGTAAGAATTTTCTCTGAAAGAGTGCTGAGTTTTCTGGAGTCCTTTTATTGATGGCTTTTACAGCCCTGTGCCAAGTACGGTGAGGTGCAGCCCACAGGTTTCCTCCAGCTAGCTTGGTGCTTGAAAGAAAAAGGGCTGACGTGTATCCGTCAGGACACCGGTCATCCACCCAGCCCCATTTCTCTTAACCTCAGCCCACCTGCATCCTCTGTGGTGACCCGTTCAACCCCTGTAGGAATTAGGGTTCACAGCCATCTCTCCGAACTTTGGATTCTGCAAGCGCATCTTTGCATGAGCTGTGCCCTGGCGTCCTCCCCAACCTCTGCACGGCAGGGGGCAGGCTGGCCTCAGGACCTGCCTGTCCTTGCTGTGCCGGCCTCTGCCCCAGGGccctgcacaggcaggcaggcCTGGTGGCCAGCTGGTGGCAGCGCTGTGGGGACCGCTGTGCGCTTCCAAGAGCTTGCTGACTGGTGCTCAGCATGTTTGGGGCAAGGTCCAGAAcattctttctcctcccctctgTT includes the following:
- the SCRIB gene encoding protein scribble homolog isoform X3; translation: MLKCIPLWRCNRHVESVDKRHCSLQAVPEEIYRYSRSLEELLLDANQLRELPKPFFRLLNLRKLGLSDNEIQRLPPEVANFMQLVELDVSRNDIPEIPESIKFCKALEIADFSGNPLSRLPEGFTQLRSLAHLALNDVSLQALPGDVGNLANLVTLELRENLLKSLPASLSFLVKLEQLDLGGNDLEVLPDTLGALPNLRELWLDRNQLSALPPELGNLRRLVCLDVSENRLEELPAELGGLVLLTDLLLSQNLLQRLPDGIGQLKQLSILKVDQNRLCEVTEAIGDCENLSELILTENLLTALPHSLGKLTKLTNLNVDRNHLEALPPEIGGCVALSVLSLRDNRLAVLPPELAHTAELHVLDVAGNRLQSLPFALTHLNLKALWLAENQAQPMLRFQTEDDAQTGEKVLTCYLLPQQPLPSLEDPELQSSPSESWGDAPLSRVSVIQFLEAPAGDDDPEEAAAEKRGLQRRATPHPSELKVMKRGVERRSEATSCRPDPAPPSPSEEEKRLSTESGLSADSHLSAGTASQGEPEGPLAEEEGLSQQEPVPATQEEVMEETYEEPTVRFAEDTLLLPREDGESEEGQPEAPWPLPGGRQRLIRKDTPHYKKHFKISKLPQPEAVVALLQGTPPDSEGPMGTGGWHNGPHMSWAPRAEEEEEDEAEEEEEGEAAVAAEEEKAVASAPSVKLTLTIVRQTGGLGISIAGGKGSTPYKGDDEGIFISRVSEEGPAARAGVRVGDKLLEVNGVALQDAEHQQAVEALRGAGATVHMRLWRERMVEPENAVTVTALRPEDDYSPRERRGGGLRLPLLPPEPPGPPRQRHVACLVRSEKGLGFSIAGGKGSTPYRAGDGGIFISRIVEGGAAHRAGTLQVGDRVLSINGVDMTEARHDHAVSLLTAASPTIALLLEREAGGPLAPSPPPHSPPPPTAAPAAPGEPGPLRLPPSLLAAALEGPYPVEEICLPRAGGPLGLSIVGGSDHSSHPFGVQEPGVFISKVLPRGLAARSGLRVGDRILAVNGQDVREATHQEAVSALLRPCLELVLVVRRDPPPPGMRELCIQKAPGERLGISIRGGAKGHAGNPCDPTDEGIFISKVSPTGAAGRDGRLRVGLRLLEVNQQSLLGLTHGEAVQLLRSVGDTLTVLVCDGFDTSAATPEVSPGIIANPFAAGLGRRNSLESISSIDRELSPEGPGKEKELPGQIPLWGPEAMVLPAASGEMAEAPCSPSHQQTKPGVIQPLVQAWPRGSPVPRGRGGPQPPPSPPSPAELPANVKQAYRTFAAVPGLHPPLDTPAQHPMLGPTASPEQLSFRERQKYFELEVRVPQAEGPPKRVSLVGADDLRKMQEEEARKLQQKRAQMLREAAADTGLPEADAPEDEEPEEEPPWVGQGPMAEGLGPASPPPQGGGAPVRTAKAERRHQERLRVQSPELPAPAPERALSPAERRALEAEKRALWRAARMKSLEQDALRAQMVLSKSQEGRSKRGPLERLAEAPSPAPTPSPTPLEDLSPQTGTSPGRLALSGRKFDYRVFAALPSSRPVYDMQSPDFAEELRSLEPPPSPGLPEEDGEVAMVLLGRPSPGSTGPEEVALCSSRRAMRPGRRGLGPVPS
- the SCRIB gene encoding protein scribble homolog isoform X1, which translates into the protein MLKCIPLWRCNRHVESVDKRHCSLQAVPEEIYRYSRSLEELLLDANQLRELPKPFFRLLNLRKLGLSDNEIQRLPPEVANFMQLVELDVSRNDIPEIPESIKFCKALEIADFSGNPLSRLPEGFTQLRSLAHLALNDVSLQALPGDVGNLANLVTLELRENLLKSLPASLSFLVKLEQLDLGGNDLEVLPDTLGALPNLRELWLDRNQLSALPPELGNLRRLVCLDVSENRLEELPAELGGLVLLTDLLLSQNLLQRLPDGIGQLKQLSILKVDQNRLCEVTEAIGDCENLSELILTENLLTALPHSLGKLTKLTNLNVDRNHLEALPPEIGGCVALSVLSLRDNRLAVLPPELAHTAELHVLDVAGNRLQSLPFALTHLNLKALWLAENQAQPMLRFQTEDDAQTGEKVLTCYLLPQQPLPSLEDPELQSSPSESWGDAPLSRVSVIQFLEAPAGDDDPEEAAAEKRGLQRRATPHPSELKVMKRGVERRSEATSCRPDPAPPSPSEEEKRLSTESGLSADSHLSAGTASQGEPEGPLAEEEGLSQQEPVPATQEEVMEETYEEPTVRFAEDTLLLPREDGESEEGQPEAPWPLPGGRQRLIRKDTPHYKKHFKISKLPQPEAVVALLQGTPPDSEGPMGTGGWHNGPHMSWAPRAEEEEEDEAEEEEEGEAAVAAEEEKAVASAPSVKGVSFDQANNLLIEPARIEEEELTLTIVRQTGGLGISIAGGKGSTPYKGDDEGIFISRVSEEGPAARAGVRVGDKLLEVNGVALQDAEHQQAVEALRGAGATVHMRLWRERMVEPENAVTVTALRPEDDYSPRERRGGGLRLPLLPPEPPGPPRQRHVACLVRSEKGLGFSIAGGKGSTPYRAGDGGIFISRIVEGGAAHRAGTLQVGDRVLSINGVDMTEARHDHAVSLLTAASPTIALLLEREAGGPLAPSPPPHSPPPPTAAPAAPGEPGPLRLPPSLLAAALEGPYPVEEICLPRAGGPLGLSIVGGSDHSSHPFGVQEPGVFISKVLPRGLAARSGLRVGDRILAVNGQDVREATHQEAVSALLRPCLELVLVVRRDPPPPGMRELCIQKAPGERLGISIRGGAKGHAGNPCDPTDEGIFISKVSPTGAAGRDGRLRVGLRLLEVNQQSLLGLTHGEAVQLLRSVGDTLTVLVCDGFDTSAATPEVSPGIIANPFAAGLGRRNSLESISSIDRELSPEGPGKEKELPGQIPLWGPEAMVLPAASGEMAEAPCSPSHQQTKPGVIQPLVQAWPRGSPVPRGRGGPQPPPSPPSPAELPANVKQAYRTFAAVPGLHPPLDTPAQHPMLGPTASPEQLSFRERQKYFELEVRVPQAEGPPKRVSLVGADDLRKMQEEEARKLQQKRAQMLREAAADTGLPEADAPEDEEPEEEPPWVGQGPMAEGLGPASPPPQGGGAPVRTAKAERRHQERLRVQSPELPAPAPERALSPAERRALEAEKRALWRAARMKSLEQDALRAQMVLSKSQEGRSKRGPLERLAEAPSPAPTPSPTPLEDLSPQTGTSPGRLALSGRKFDYRVFAALPSSRPVYDMQSPDFAEELRSLEPPPSPGLPEEDGEVAMVLLGRPSPGSTGPEEVALCSSRRAMRPGRRGLGPVPS